The following proteins are encoded in a genomic region of Triticum dicoccoides isolate Atlit2015 ecotype Zavitan chromosome 1B, WEW_v2.0, whole genome shotgun sequence:
- the LOC119306169 gene encoding uncharacterized protein LOC119306169, whose translation MSFSTGTSSSRGRKKDNVPEPQNSITVAQEFATRVVQARIQQRRRNNADSHFSGTKLGGRTTPKKMIVGGFVRSFKFEYIRGRTIAQGTMRIEDGSGDFDEVDVTAVILKPDEAEDGVVAQRIVEETQKLADYSHAIVEAYFSAYCEQIKRWVVVYEKFDGYFHENTDGFEFFKDAEKTELTESWMNTIRKFIEVLSFARVRKVFHHGLSKKSSYVVSSGAVKLINVARHTGRWLVTQDIKDLSKYFMEDEFFGAAASDDWRSLDCLLNSGAMTSDHWDTNVLGHPLLLGSADAKLGSYELAEIFMWSHMTGQERLEYSNAMYFLLDRYQGHKIKDYYINDPNRALYDRIYNLGAYNNSIYCDIVQFVRNLRLHHEEHTLALKLDSWSNEFIVEEITKLFRGVMSMAYSVAHVPRNEWKKLHKKHVTLPY comes from the exons AGAAAGAAGGATAATGTGCCCGAGCCTCAGAATTCCATCACTGTAGCACAAGAGTTTGCTACTCGAGTGGTGCAAGCGCGAATTCAGCAACGTCGAAGGAATAATGCCGACTCCCATTTCTCTGGTACTAAACTGGGTGGCCGCACTACGCCAAAGAAG ATGATCGTTGGTGGGTTCGTTAGATCGTTTAAATTCGAGTATATTCGTGGTCGGACCATAGCTCAAGGGACTATGCGTATTgaagatggctctggggattttgaTGAGGTTGACGTGACCGCTGTAATTCTAAAACCAGATGAAGCAGAAGACGGAGTAGTTGCccaaagaatcgtcgaggaaacccaaaagcttgccgatTACTCGCACGCGATAGTGGAGGCCTATTTCAGTGCTTACTGCGAACAGATAAAGCGATGGGTTGTggtttatgaaaagtttgatggctACTTTCATGAAAACACAGACGGGTTTGAATTCTTTAAAGATGCAGAAAAAACAGAATTGACAGAGTCTTGGATGAACACAATAAG GAAGTTCATAGAGGTTCTTTCCTTCGCGAGAGTGAGAAAGGTGTTCCATCATGGTCTTTCCAAAAAATCCAGCTATGTCGTTTCTTCGGGAGCAGTGAAACTGATTAACGTAGCACGGCACACAGGTAGATGGCTAGTTACCCAAGACATAAAGGATCTCAGCAAGTATTTCATGGAAGATGAATTTTTCGGGGCTGCAGCAAGTGATGATTGGAgaagtcttgattgtcttctcaatTCCGGTGCAATGACCAG TGATCATTGGGACACAAATGTACTGGGCCACCCACTTCTATTGGGTTCCGCTGATGCTAAACTCGGAAGTTATGAATTGGCTGAGATTTTTATGTGGTCGCACATGACTGGACAAGAACGTCTTGAGTACTCAAATGCCATGTACTTTCTGCTGGATCGGTACCAGGGGCATAAAATCAAAGATTACTATATAAATGACCCCAATCGTGCCCTATACGACCGTATCTATAATTTGGGCGCGTATAATAATTCCATCTATTGTGACATCGTTCAGTTTGTAAGGAACCTCAGACTGCATCACGAGGAGCACACTCTTGCGCTCAAGCTC GATTCTTGGAGTAATGAATTCATCGTTGAGGAGATAACAAAACTGTTTCGTGGGGTCATGAGTATGGCATACTCCGTTGCACATGTGCCACGTAATGAATGGAAGAAACTGCACAAGAAGCACGTTACGCTTCCATATTGA